In Patagioenas fasciata isolate bPatFas1 chromosome 20, bPatFas1.hap1, whole genome shotgun sequence, a genomic segment contains:
- the RALGDS gene encoding ral guanine nucleotide dissociation stimulator isoform X1, which yields MGGRRRAPPSRHNGSPGPERMFEGSRRARSLWGGVRLEVAGESSPVVLHSFTQLDPDLPPLESSTQEIGEELEDGVIYSISLRKVQLHHTANKGQRWLGFENESALNLYETCKVRTIKAGTLEKLVEYLVSAFKGNDSTYVTIFLCTYRAFATTKQVLDLLLNRYGKLHVQTNGDHSRHTVDERTELKNTISSILGAWLDQYSEDFRKPPDFACLKQLISYVHHNIPGSDLERRARILLAQFQQQEQSESEGEAVDHGACTFQLVEENGVGDGKPDFLSFSPEMVAEQFTLMDAELFKKVVPYHCLGCIWSQRDKKGKEHLAPTIRATVSQFNSVANCVIVTCLGDRSLKPQQRAKVVERWIEVARECRILKNFSSLRAILSALQCNAVHRLKKTWDEVLRESIRTFHELSEIFSDENNHSLSRELLIKEGTSKFATLEINPKRAQKRQQQQREMGVMQGTIPYLGTFLTDLVMLDTAMKDYLDGGLINFEKRRKEFEVIAQIKLLQSACNNYSFTREDQFVDWFHGLERLSEAESYGLSCEIEPLSESASNTLKAKKNTGIIKRWSDRQPPSSEPCASGSSHSKSFDQLKCGQYLCSGDTTDSVSVTSAGSSSSDVEEINISFIPESPDCQEKKVSEIPLASLPQRWYAPSVADGEAKTTVSSASPLLPALQFWESTSLSSLDTSGIGSGSSSASSSSVSSTPVTASRTHKRSVSGISSYSSLSLPLYNQQVDDCCIIRVSLAVDNGNMYKSILVTSQDKTPVVIRKAMAKHNLDGDRPEDYELVQIISEERELKIPDNANVFYAMNSAANYDFVLKKRGFSKGVKIKHGSSSTLPRMKQKGLKIAKGIF from the exons AGCTCCACACAGGAGATCGGAGAAGAGCTGGAGGATGGTGTGATCTACAGCATATCGCTCCGGAAAGTGCAGCTCCATCACACGGCCAACAAAGGGCAGCGATGGCTGGGG TTTGAGAACGAGTCGGCCTTAAACCTCTACGAGACGTGTAAGGTGCGGACGATAAAAGCTGGGACCTTGGAGAAGCTGGTGGAGTACCTGGTCTCAGCCTTCAAGGGCAATGACTCCACCTATGTCACCATCTTCCTGTGCACTTACCGGGCCTTCGCCACCACCAAGCAAGTGCTGGACCTTCTGCTGAACAG GTACGGCAAACTCCACGTGCAGACGAATGGGGACCACTCCAGGCACACCGTGGACGAGAGGACGGAGCTGAAGAA CACCATCTCCTCCATCCTGGGTGCCTGGCTGGACCAGTACTCAGAGGACTTCCGCAAGCCCCCGGACTTCGCCTGCCTCAAGCAGCTCATCTCCTACGTGCACCACAACATCCCCGGATCGGACCTGGAGCGCAGAGCCCGCATCCTGCTGGCCCAGTtccagcagcaagagcagagcgaGTCCGAGGGGGAAG CTGTGGACCATGGCGCCTGCACCTTCCAGCTGGTGGAGGAGAACGGGGTTGGGGACGGAAAGCCagatttcctctccttctccccagagATGGTGGCAGAACAGTTCACGTTGATGGATGCC GAGCTGTTTAAGAAAGTGGTGCCttaccactgcctgggctgcatctggtcccagCGAGACAAGAAGGGCAAAGAGCACCTGGCACCCACCATCCGTGCCACGGTCTCGCAGTTCAATAGCGTGGCCAACTGTGTCATTGTCACGTGTCTCGGAGACCGGTCCCTGAAGCCACAGCAGCGGGCCAAGGTGGTGGAGCGGTGGATCGAAGTGGCTCGG GAGTGCCGCATCCTGAAGAACTTCTCCTCCCTCCGAGCCATCCTCTCGGCCCTGCAGTGCAACGCCGTTCACCGGCTGAAGAAGACCTGGGATGAGGTCCTGCG GGAGAGCATCCGCACTTTCCATGAGCTCTCTGAGATCTTCTCTGATGAGAACAACCACTCGCTGAGCCGGGAGCTTCTCATTAAG GAGGGCACATCCAAATTTGCCACCTTGGAGATCAACCCGAAGAGGGCTcagaagcggcagcagcagcagcgagagATG GGTGTGATGCAGGGCACCATTCCCTACCTTGGCACCTtcctcacagacctggtgatgcTCGACACTGCCATGAAGGATTACCTGGAT GGTGGGCTGATCAActttgagaagagaaggaag GAGTTTGAAGTCATTGCCCAGATCAAGCTGCTTCAGTCAGCCTGTAACAACTACAGTTTCACGCGGGAGGACCAGTTTGTGGACTGGTTCCACGGCCTGGAGCGGCTCAGCGAGGCTGAGAG cTATGGGCTGTCGTGTGAGATCGAGCCGCTCTCAGAGTCAGCCAGCAACACGTTGAAAGCAAAGAAGAACACGGGCATCATCAAGCGATGGAGCGA CCGGCAGCCGCCCAGCTCCGAGCCCTGCGCCAGTGGCAGCTCCCACTCAAAATCCTTCGACCAGCTCAAGTGCGGGCAGTACCTGTGCAGCGGGGACACCACCGACTCGGTGAGCGTCACCTCCGCCGGCTCCAGCAGCTCCGATGTGGAGGAGATCAACATCAGCTTCATCCCCGAGTCTCCCGACTGCCAGGAGAAGAAG GTCAGTGAGATCCCTctggcctccctcccccagcGCTGGTACGCCCCGTCTGTGGCCGACGGAGAAGCTAAAACCACTGTGTCCTCCGCATCccctctcctccctgccctccagtTCTGGGAATCCacctctctctcctccctggaCACGTCGGGTATTGGCTCAGGCTCCAGCAGTGCCTCATCCTCTTCCGTCTCCTCCACGCCGGTGACGGCCTCCCGCACCCACAAGCGCTCGGTCTCCGGCATCTCCAGCTACTCCTCCCTCTCGCTGCCCCTCTACAACCAGCAAGTCGACGACTGCTGCATCATCCGCGTCAGCCTGGCCGTGGACAACGGCAACATGTACAAGAGCATCCTG GTGACAAGCCAGGATAAGACCCCGGTCGTTATTCGCAAAGCCATGGCCAAACACAACTTGGATGGAGACCGGCCTGAAGACTATGAGCTTGTTCAGATCATCTCAGAGGAGAGAG AGCTGAAGATCCCTGACAACGCCAATGTCTTCTATGCCATGAACTCTGCTGCCAACTACGACTTTGTGCTGAAGAAGCGAGGCTTCTCCAAGGGGGTGAAGATCAAGCATGGCTCCAGCTCCACCCTGCCCAGGATGAAGCAGAAAGGCCTGAAGATCGCCAAAGGCATCTTCTAG